A single window of Syntrophus aciditrophicus SB DNA harbors:
- the recN gene encoding DNA repair protein RecN: MLAQLKIRNFALIDALDVSFDRGLNILSGETGAGKSIIIGAIGLLLGDRASTEMIRSGAEAAEVEAFFDLDEGDPVREKLAEAGLDDGEGMIVRRVMSRSGRNRVYINGSMATLNLLADLGESLMNICGQREHSVMLNADRHLDMLDAFGDLNPLRSGYGALYETRQDLLGRVEKLTEAKNRRTEQEELARFQLDEIHKAAVIPGEDVRLTAERQVLLSVQKLMDAAGQAHELLYDRGDSVLASLKSVISCVRDIRKLDESLNLSEAELDALYYSLEEAAFTLRDYRQRLVPDPGRLAGIEERLEILGRLKRKYGGSLDGVLEKQAELENSLSELSGLEETLEKAQASLREIETRMREKAEELSAARRRAAAVLEQAIEEELRGLRMEAADFDVVFQERGEEGNPPFNPRGIDLVEFYLSANAGEEPKPLNRIASGGELSRIILAMKKVLARAGAVGVIVFDEVDSGIGGETADRVGDRLRDVARHHQVLCITHLPQIACYGERHYRVIKAAEGDRTTTRIELLSDEERPEEIARMLGGREMTETTKRHAREMLARAAGR, encoded by the coding sequence ATGCTGGCGCAACTCAAGATTCGCAACTTCGCCCTGATCGACGCCCTGGATGTATCCTTCGACCGGGGGCTGAATATTCTTTCCGGTGAAACCGGCGCGGGGAAGTCCATCATCATCGGCGCCATTGGACTTCTGCTGGGAGACCGGGCCTCAACGGAGATGATCCGCTCCGGGGCCGAAGCGGCGGAGGTGGAGGCTTTCTTCGATCTGGACGAAGGCGACCCCGTGCGGGAAAAGCTGGCGGAGGCAGGCCTTGACGACGGCGAGGGGATGATTGTAAGGCGGGTGATGTCCCGTTCGGGCAGAAACCGGGTCTACATCAACGGCAGCATGGCGACCCTGAACCTCCTGGCCGACCTGGGCGAATCGCTGATGAACATCTGCGGTCAGCGGGAACATTCAGTCATGTTGAATGCGGATCGTCATCTGGACATGCTGGATGCCTTCGGCGACCTGAATCCCCTTCGATCCGGCTACGGCGCGTTGTACGAAACCCGGCAGGATCTTCTGGGACGCGTTGAAAAATTGACGGAGGCAAAAAACCGGCGCACGGAGCAGGAAGAACTGGCCCGCTTTCAACTGGACGAAATCCATAAGGCAGCCGTGATCCCCGGTGAAGATGTCCGGCTGACCGCGGAAAGGCAGGTGCTCCTTTCCGTGCAGAAGCTGATGGACGCCGCCGGGCAGGCCCATGAGCTCCTCTACGATCGCGGAGACTCCGTTCTGGCGTCCCTGAAAAGCGTAATTTCCTGTGTGCGGGACATCCGGAAACTCGATGAATCTCTGAATCTCTCTGAAGCGGAGCTGGACGCCCTGTATTATTCCCTGGAGGAAGCCGCCTTTACCCTGCGGGATTACCGGCAGCGACTCGTTCCGGACCCCGGCAGGCTCGCTGGCATTGAAGAGCGGCTTGAAATCCTGGGGCGGCTGAAAAGAAAATATGGCGGCTCCCTTGATGGAGTGCTGGAAAAGCAGGCGGAACTGGAAAATTCCCTGTCGGAGCTGTCCGGCCTGGAAGAGACTCTGGAGAAAGCCCAGGCATCGCTGCGGGAAATCGAAACCCGCATGAGAGAGAAGGCGGAAGAGCTTTCCGCGGCAAGGCGGCGGGCGGCGGCCGTGCTGGAGCAGGCGATCGAGGAGGAGCTGCGCGGCCTGCGCATGGAGGCGGCGGACTTTGACGTCGTCTTTCAGGAGAGAGGAGAAGAGGGCAATCCGCCATTCAATCCCCGGGGAATAGATCTGGTCGAGTTTTACCTTTCCGCCAACGCCGGAGAGGAGCCGAAGCCGCTCAACCGCATTGCTTCCGGCGGGGAGCTGTCGCGCATCATCCTGGCGATGAAGAAGGTCCTGGCCCGGGCCGGCGCCGTGGGCGTCATCGTTTTCGACGAAGTGGACAGCGGCATCGGCGGGGAGACGGCGGATCGCGTGGGAGACAGACTCCGCGATGTGGCGCGCCATCATCAGGTGCTCTGCATCACCCATCTGCCCCAGATTGCCTGCTACGGGGAACGGCACTATCGGGTAATCAAGGCGGCGGAAGGCGACCGGACGACAACCCGGATTGAACTTCTTTCCGATGAGGAGCGCCCGGAAGAAATCGCCCGGATGCTTGGGGGGAGGGAAATGACGGAAACGACGAAGCGCCATGCCAGGGAAATGCTGGCCCGGGCGGCCGGGAGGTAG
- a CDS encoding glycogen/starch synthase — MSSVIFYFQLHQPLRLHPDRDKFLWDEENREIFLKASERSYIPAIGMFTDLIRNHPGFRITLSMSGTFLEQAQTYHPSLIQALRSLLDAGKESQQVEFLCETYYHSLASLFNDPHKQEFRDQVSLHREAIRKLFGIFPLSFRNTELIYNNSIADIVADMGYVSILCEPRENSHMGAGTGSISPNSVFRARGTHLVVIPRNIALSNDVAFRFSSHPLTPEEYAASIARGDGEVILLGYDLEHIGGHIREEKGIFDFWRGLPAALEQYPDLLVETPTSVATRFKDAPLPSLDISGLSTSSWLDVIRNTFGWLESAAQFELFKDMEGMEGVARRAGGELLTRWRNLTASDHIYYLKDRSMDEHVLCRYENPYERSTIRATQILTRKIDYLEMFIKRFEILKRTEKTPILLITPETGRLPFDMGMLAKYISGKSGGQGEVVSALCEGLLERGIDVHLATLNLKKRFQMESQMTESQWREIRYKIDPENIHLVSSAIFADNLSAYSGDPLRTAAEFQREIVNNILKIVRSKHEGRLIIHSHDWMAGGAITAYAKLTDVPVLHTVHNVFTENLPLDLLSGINLSGISDYLYYSEAYGQPCIDCQATAIKNATIINFVGKQFLREVVEDYFLDRPLVPLSVRNEVKAKYFNDAARAIINAPASSMYPENCPFLIRKYGLDDPILQAKRENLVAFQQRTGLNVNPDAILFYWPSRLDPVQKGIELLEAIAQKFVTAYPDAQIAIVGDGIGSDRTHVEIFGRIAYGSEGKIAYHRFDEALSMLGFAAANDVFGASLYEPCGQIDQVGNLFGATATNRDTGGYHDKITELRLKMDGAPQDVGNGFLFRDYDPGGLWYGLEKSIKFHRKPPAVREAQIRRIMRQCREKYDLQTMIAQYIRIYEKLNGGKPLG; from the coding sequence ATGTCATCTGTGATTTTCTATTTTCAACTGCACCAGCCCCTGCGTCTTCATCCCGACAGGGATAAATTCCTCTGGGATGAAGAAAACAGGGAAATTTTTCTTAAAGCCTCCGAACGCTCTTATATCCCCGCAATCGGCATGTTTACCGATCTCATCCGGAATCACCCCGGTTTCCGGATTACCCTGAGCATGTCGGGGACCTTTCTGGAACAGGCCCAGACTTATCATCCGAGCCTGATTCAGGCCCTGCGGTCTCTTCTCGACGCGGGAAAAGAAAGTCAGCAGGTCGAATTCCTCTGTGAAACCTATTATCACTCCCTGGCCTCCCTCTTCAACGATCCACACAAGCAGGAATTTCGGGATCAGGTCTCTCTTCACCGGGAAGCCATAAGAAAACTCTTCGGCATATTTCCGCTTTCGTTTCGAAATACGGAGCTGATCTATAACAATTCAATTGCCGACATCGTTGCCGACATGGGTTATGTCTCCATTCTGTGCGAACCGAGAGAAAATTCACACATGGGCGCTGGCACCGGATCAATTTCTCCCAATTCGGTATTTCGCGCCCGGGGCACCCATCTGGTCGTTATCCCCCGTAATATCGCGCTCAGCAACGATGTGGCCTTCCGTTTTTCCAGTCACCCCCTGACTCCGGAAGAATATGCCGCCTCCATAGCGCGCGGTGACGGCGAGGTGATTCTGCTCGGCTACGATCTGGAGCACATCGGCGGCCATATCCGCGAGGAAAAAGGCATTTTCGACTTCTGGAGGGGATTGCCCGCCGCCCTGGAACAATATCCGGATCTCCTCGTCGAAACACCGACGAGCGTCGCCACCCGCTTCAAGGATGCGCCTCTTCCTTCCCTGGATATCTCCGGTCTGTCCACCTCTTCCTGGCTGGATGTCATCAGAAATACCTTCGGCTGGCTGGAAAGCGCGGCGCAGTTTGAGCTTTTCAAGGATATGGAAGGCATGGAAGGCGTGGCCCGCCGGGCAGGAGGAGAACTGCTGACCCGCTGGCGCAATCTGACCGCTTCGGACCACATTTATTACCTTAAAGACCGGAGCATGGATGAACATGTCCTTTGCCGCTACGAAAATCCCTATGAACGATCGACCATCCGCGCCACTCAGATTCTGACGCGAAAAATCGACTATCTGGAGATGTTCATCAAGCGTTTCGAGATTCTGAAGCGAACGGAAAAGACGCCGATTCTTCTGATTACCCCGGAAACCGGGAGGCTGCCGTTCGACATGGGGATGCTGGCCAAATACATCTCCGGAAAAAGCGGCGGCCAGGGCGAGGTAGTTTCCGCGCTGTGCGAGGGACTTCTGGAGAGAGGAATCGATGTTCATCTGGCCACCCTGAATCTGAAGAAGCGGTTTCAGATGGAATCCCAGATGACAGAGAGTCAGTGGCGGGAAATCCGCTACAAAATCGATCCGGAGAACATTCATCTGGTCAGTTCCGCCATTTTTGCCGACAATCTCAGCGCTTATTCCGGGGATCCCCTGCGGACCGCCGCCGAATTTCAGCGGGAAATCGTCAACAATATCCTTAAGATCGTCCGTTCAAAGCACGAAGGCCGCCTGATCATCCACAGCCATGACTGGATGGCCGGCGGCGCGATCACCGCCTATGCGAAATTGACGGATGTGCCCGTTCTGCATACGGTGCACAATGTCTTCACGGAAAACCTGCCCCTGGACCTTTTGTCGGGAATCAATCTGAGCGGCATTTCCGATTATCTCTACTACTCGGAGGCTTACGGCCAGCCATGCATTGACTGCCAGGCAACGGCGATCAAAAATGCCACGATAATCAATTTCGTGGGAAAACAATTTCTCCGCGAGGTGGTGGAAGACTATTTTCTCGATCGCCCGCTTGTCCCGCTCAGCGTCAGGAATGAAGTCAAAGCGAAGTATTTCAATGACGCAGCCCGGGCGATCATCAATGCCCCGGCCTCCTCCATGTACCCCGAAAACTGTCCTTTTCTAATCAGAAAATACGGGCTGGACGATCCCATTCTGCAGGCAAAGCGGGAAAACCTGGTGGCTTTTCAACAGCGCACCGGACTGAACGTCAACCCCGACGCCATTCTCTTCTACTGGCCTTCCCGTCTGGATCCTGTTCAGAAGGGCATCGAACTTCTGGAGGCAATCGCTCAGAAATTCGTGACGGCCTATCCCGACGCCCAGATCGCCATTGTGGGGGACGGAATTGGCAGCGACCGCACCCATGTTGAGATTTTCGGCCGGATCGCCTATGGCTCCGAGGGTAAAATCGCATACCACCGCTTTGATGAAGCTCTGTCTATGCTCGGTTTTGCCGCGGCAAACGACGTCTTCGGCGCATCCCTTTACGAGCCCTGCGGACAGATCGATCAGGTGGGAAATCTTTTCGGCGCGACAGCCACGAACCGGGATACGGGCGGCTATCATGACAAGATCACCGAATTGCGCTTAAAAATGGACGGCGCGCCCCAGGATGTGGGCAACGGCTTTCTTTTTCGGGATTATGATCCGGGTGGATTGTGGTACGGACTGGAAAAAAGCATTAAATTTCACCGGAAACCCCCGGCGGTGCGTGAGGCCCAGATCCGGAGGATTATGAGGCAATGCCGTGAAAAATACGACCTTCAGACGATGATTGCCCAGTATATCCGGATTTATGAAAAGCTAAACGGAGGAAAACCTCTGGGATAG
- a CDS encoding DUF4139 domain-containing protein encodes MRTILCFRIWPAAMVLICLIVLCGRAEATPVAATLSPESAQVTEVSRLSVRMEGGGEGRAVLILPGPAKPESLKIFPVEDPALKISSLSWRALTDKGSAVNDAKRKQHRSLTAERNRLAAEIKGLEARIAFWQSQTKAKTRSLNDAVNLSAVISRNTKKAWQEKMTLEEEREELDQRIATLQAEMKNPREAAKADWEVSLSLLGLKPESRSIILRYSYTLSDCGWKPLYRLEANPGQERVSFSWEAEVWQNSPHDWAGVELSLATHPEGTPTVPDKAPEWRIGVEKTGARQASKKTEKTEAAGTPMRNPVAPFFRFLGTRSVPAGQKVVLPVESANWPAVFTRILKPFSGRNAEMRAVITLPSPVTIPENPALFLRDGVLLGRREFGFSGREKSLLFGSCPDVQAEINMLSEPGNAPAFDANKQVWDWRWQTVVKNEGGKLLKVRVEEPVPQIRDRRITFAMTGEPGYPEEKAEMGVRELELPPGTGRTLETFLHIAAPRDLNVEMSWTP; translated from the coding sequence ATGAGGACAATTCTCTGCTTCAGGATATGGCCGGCGGCAATGGTTCTGATCTGTCTGATTGTCCTGTGCGGCAGGGCGGAGGCGACGCCGGTGGCAGCGACCCTTTCCCCGGAATCGGCCCAGGTGACGGAAGTTTCCCGTCTGTCGGTTCGAATGGAGGGCGGGGGAGAGGGCAGGGCGGTGTTGATTCTACCCGGCCCGGCTAAGCCCGAATCACTGAAAATCTTTCCGGTGGAAGATCCGGCACTGAAGATTTCCTCTCTTTCCTGGCGGGCCTTGACGGACAAAGGATCCGCAGTCAACGACGCAAAGCGGAAGCAGCACCGGAGCCTGACGGCGGAACGAAATCGGCTGGCGGCGGAGATCAAGGGCCTGGAGGCGCGGATCGCCTTCTGGCAGTCCCAGACAAAAGCGAAAACCAGATCGTTGAACGATGCCGTCAATCTTTCTGCAGTGATTTCCCGGAATACGAAAAAAGCCTGGCAGGAAAAGATGACCCTGGAGGAGGAACGCGAAGAACTGGATCAGCGCATCGCGACTCTTCAGGCTGAGATGAAGAATCCCCGTGAAGCGGCAAAGGCGGACTGGGAAGTCAGCCTGTCTCTGTTGGGTTTGAAGCCGGAGAGCCGATCGATTATCTTGAGATATTCCTATACCCTGTCCGACTGCGGCTGGAAGCCGCTCTATCGCCTTGAAGCCAATCCAGGGCAGGAACGCGTCTCCTTTTCCTGGGAAGCCGAGGTCTGGCAGAACTCCCCTCATGACTGGGCCGGCGTGGAGCTATCCCTGGCGACCCACCCGGAAGGGACTCCGACCGTTCCGGACAAAGCACCGGAGTGGCGAATCGGCGTGGAGAAAACAGGGGCTCGTCAGGCTTCAAAGAAAACGGAAAAAACAGAAGCGGCAGGGACGCCGATGCGGAATCCCGTTGCCCCGTTTTTCCGTTTCCTGGGGACACGAAGCGTCCCGGCAGGCCAAAAGGTGGTTCTTCCCGTGGAAAGCGCGAACTGGCCGGCTGTCTTTACCCGTATCCTGAAACCATTTTCCGGCCGGAATGCGGAGATGCGGGCAGTGATCACCCTGCCGTCACCCGTGACGATTCCGGAAAATCCGGCTTTGTTTCTGAGGGACGGCGTATTGCTGGGCCGTCGGGAATTCGGTTTTTCCGGACGGGAGAAAAGTCTGCTTTTCGGGAGCTGTCCGGATGTTCAGGCGGAGATCAACATGCTGTCGGAGCCGGGAAACGCGCCTGCATTCGATGCAAATAAACAGGTGTGGGATTGGCGCTGGCAGACGGTCGTAAAAAATGAAGGCGGCAAGCTGCTGAAAGTCCGGGTCGAAGAGCCCGTCCCTCAAATCCGGGACCGCCGGATCACGTTCGCAATGACGGGAGAACCAGGTTATCCGGAAGAAAAAGCGGAGATGGGAGTGCGGGAACTGGAGCTGCCGCCGGGCACCGGCCGGACGCTGGAAACCTTTCTCCACATCGCAGCGCCACGGGACTTGAATGTGGAGATGAGCTGGACCCCCTGA
- a CDS encoding pseudouridine synthase has product MEERLQKILARSGVASRRKAEEMIREGRVSVNSEIVRELGSKADIERDEIRVDGKLICAEETKVYVMLNKPRGYVTALSDPQKRPLVIHLLPELGVRLFPVGRLDYDSEGLLLLTNDGGFAQRVQHPRYRISKTYRVKISGRLNAAEFNRLQKGLELEDGKFAPDEVALEEINPKSSWLTMKISEGRNRVIRRAFEQLGHEVLRLIRTAVADLHLGNLREGDYRLLKGWEVQQLLTPRKRSGSKILPEKEK; this is encoded by the coding sequence ATGGAAGAGCGGCTGCAGAAAATTCTCGCCCGATCGGGGGTGGCGTCCCGGCGTAAAGCGGAAGAGATGATCCGCGAAGGGCGGGTTAGCGTCAATTCGGAAATCGTCCGGGAGCTGGGCTCAAAGGCCGACATCGAGCGGGACGAGATCCGTGTGGACGGCAAGCTGATCTGCGCGGAAGAAACGAAGGTCTATGTAATGCTGAACAAGCCTCGAGGGTATGTGACGGCGCTCAGCGATCCGCAGAAACGGCCCCTGGTGATTCACCTCCTGCCGGAGTTGGGAGTCCGGCTTTTTCCCGTCGGCAGGCTGGATTACGATTCCGAAGGTCTGCTCCTGCTGACTAATGACGGCGGCTTCGCCCAGCGCGTCCAGCATCCCCGCTATCGTATTTCCAAGACCTATCGGGTCAAGATCTCCGGCAGACTGAATGCCGCGGAATTCAACCGCCTGCAGAAGGGGCTGGAGCTGGAAGACGGGAAGTTTGCTCCCGATGAGGTGGCGCTCGAAGAGATCAATCCAAAGAGCAGCTGGTTGACCATGAAGATCAGTGAAGGGCGCAACCGGGTTATCCGCCGGGCCTTCGAGCAACTGGGGCACGAGGTCCTGAGGCTGATCCGGACGGCTGTTGCGGATCTGCATCTGGGCAATCTTCGGGAAGGAGATTACCGGCTTCTCAAGGGCTGGGAGGTTCAGCAGCTTCTGACGCCGCGAAAGAGGAGCGGATCGAAGATTCTGCCGGAAAAGGAAAAATAA
- a CDS encoding HU family DNA-binding protein, which produces MTKAELISVIAEEAGITKASASKALESYVNTVAKELNKTGKLGLVGFGTFSVVMREAREGRNPQTGDIIKIPAKKVVKFKPGKELSEKIK; this is translated from the coding sequence ATGACGAAGGCGGAATTGATTTCGGTAATAGCAGAAGAAGCAGGCATTACAAAGGCCTCAGCGTCGAAAGCTCTGGAAAGTTATGTAAATACGGTAGCGAAGGAACTGAACAAAACTGGGAAACTGGGGCTGGTCGGCTTCGGAACTTTTTCCGTCGTCATGAGGGAAGCCCGCGAGGGTAGAAATCCTCAAACGGGCGATATCATCAAGATTCCGGCCAAGAAAGTCGTCAAATTCAAACCGGGAAAGGAATTGTCGGAAAAAATCAAATAA
- a CDS encoding murein transglycosylase A produces MKMTMNNWKRGTVPIALAFFLSMGMAGCAARKGVDEAYRLPPPAAKVEPAPKTVPSPAPKTVPPPSVKPAPTPAPPPTPPPAPKLEPPEPYEPTPLTSSLTPIKPQEVPQLLDDLDTESLLAAIEKSLLFYSRVPADSRYPLGESTCTAGELKATLLALREILQTCGSDECRRTKIAGNFDFYKAAGQDQKGTVLFTGYFEPVMKGSLEKTDFYSFPLYGPPEETVVINLGKFNSKYEGETLTGRVLNGEVVPHYSREEIDGKGILQGRNLEIAWAADPVELFFLHIQGSGIMELPDGRRIRVGYARSNGRPFRGLAKVLLDRGKITEREMSHEGVKNWLLDNPEERDEMMYRNPSYVFFRIMDGENVGSHNVPLTAGRSIATDAKFFPRGAPALIRLRKPVFPEEGGGLEWVPFSRLVLNQDAGGAIKGTGRVDIYCGTGREAERVAGSLKEPGELYFLLKKNSVTGKVASTVF; encoded by the coding sequence ATGAAGATGACGATGAATAACTGGAAAAGGGGAACGGTTCCCATTGCCCTGGCATTTTTCCTTTCCATGGGGATGGCCGGCTGCGCGGCGCGAAAAGGAGTGGATGAAGCTTACAGGCTGCCACCGCCGGCAGCAAAAGTGGAGCCGGCTCCGAAGACCGTCCCTTCGCCGGCTCCGAAAACCGTTCCGCCTCCCTCTGTAAAACCAGCTCCGACGCCCGCACCGCCCCCCACACCGCCTCCCGCTCCGAAACTGGAACCTCCGGAGCCTTATGAACCGACTCCGCTGACCTCGTCGCTGACGCCCATCAAACCTCAGGAAGTGCCCCAGCTGCTGGATGATCTCGATACGGAATCCCTGCTGGCGGCTATCGAAAAAAGCCTGCTGTTCTACAGCCGAGTTCCGGCGGACAGCCGCTACCCTCTGGGAGAATCAACCTGCACCGCCGGGGAATTGAAGGCAACCCTGCTGGCCTTGCGGGAAATCCTTCAGACCTGCGGGTCCGATGAATGCAGAAGAACGAAAATCGCCGGGAACTTCGATTTTTATAAAGCCGCCGGTCAGGATCAGAAAGGAACCGTCCTGTTTACCGGATATTTTGAACCGGTGATGAAGGGTTCGCTGGAAAAAACGGATTTCTATTCTTTTCCTCTGTATGGCCCTCCGGAAGAAACCGTCGTGATCAATCTGGGTAAGTTCAATTCGAAATATGAAGGAGAAACCCTGACCGGGCGGGTTCTTAACGGCGAAGTCGTTCCCCATTACAGCCGTGAGGAGATCGACGGGAAAGGAATTCTTCAGGGACGGAATCTTGAAATCGCCTGGGCAGCGGACCCTGTGGAGCTGTTTTTTCTTCATATTCAGGGATCAGGCATCATGGAACTGCCTGACGGCCGTAGAATCCGCGTCGGCTACGCCAGATCCAACGGGCGCCCTTTCCGCGGTCTGGCGAAGGTGCTTCTGGATCGGGGAAAGATTACGGAACGGGAGATGTCTCATGAAGGCGTCAAAAACTGGCTTCTGGACAATCCGGAGGAACGGGACGAAATGATGTACCGGAACCCGAGTTATGTCTTTTTCCGGATCATGGATGGTGAAAATGTCGGTTCCCACAATGTGCCCCTGACTGCGGGGCGGTCCATCGCCACGGACGCAAAATTTTTCCCCAGGGGAGCGCCGGCCCTGATTCGACTGCGGAAGCCTGTTTTTCCTGAAGAGGGCGGCGGGTTGGAGTGGGTCCCCTTCTCCCGCTTAGTTCTCAATCAGGACGCGGGCGGAGCGATCAAGGGGACGGGGCGGGTTGACATTTACTGCGGCACGGGAAGAGAAGCGGAACGGGTTGCCGGAAGCCTCAAGGAACCGGGGGAACTGTATTTTCTGCTGAAGAAAAACAGTGTGACCGGCAAGGTGGCGTCCACGGTCTTTTGA
- a CDS encoding N-acetyltransferase, whose product MLRKARISDVRTIHRLINISSGKGEMLSRSLMDIYGNLRDFFVYIDEEKNAIIGICAMSIIWENLAEIRSLYVDESRRKEGIGRKLVEACVSEAITLDLFRIFTLTYQVDFFSRLGFKIVDRATLSEKVWSDCFRCAKYPDYCDEVAMDLEL is encoded by the coding sequence ATGCTCAGAAAAGCAAGGATCAGCGATGTGAGAACGATTCATCGATTGATCAACATCTCTTCGGGAAAGGGGGAGATGCTGTCCCGTTCCCTCATGGACATTTACGGCAATCTGCGGGATTTTTTCGTATACATCGATGAAGAAAAGAACGCCATTATCGGCATCTGCGCCATGAGCATCATCTGGGAAAACCTGGCCGAGATTCGTTCTCTTTATGTCGACGAATCGCGGCGGAAGGAAGGAATCGGCCGAAAACTTGTAGAAGCCTGTGTTTCCGAGGCCATTACCCTGGATCTCTTCCGCATCTTTACCCTGACCTATCAGGTGGATTTCTTTTCGCGGCTGGGATTCAAGATTGTGGACCGGGCGACTCTTTCGGAAAAGGTCTGGTCGGACTGCTTCCGTTGCGCGAAATATCCCGACTACTGCGACGAAGTCGCCATGGACCTCGAACTTTGA
- the trpS gene encoding tryptophan--tRNA ligase: MTAKRILSGMRPTGKLHLGNLHGALKNWVDLQNQGTYECFYFVADWHALTSDYSSTDSIRENIIDMVIDWLSVGLDPRKSTLFVQSKIREHAELFLLLSMITPLAWLERNPTYKEMKEELTNRDLSTFGFLGYPVLQAADIIMYKAHGVPVGVDQLPHVELTREITRRFNFLYREIFPIPEPLLTNVPKLLGIDGRKMSKSYDNSIFISDRGDALNRKIMAMFTDPQRMRKTDPGRPELCNVFSFHGLYSEEAAVGEIEVECRRAGIGCIECKKRLAARIAGELKTVHERQDYYRSHMDEVRGIIDDGNARALKIARATMEEVREAVKI; the protein is encoded by the coding sequence TTGACAGCGAAACGAATTTTAAGCGGAATGAGGCCCACGGGGAAACTCCACCTGGGCAACCTGCACGGTGCGTTGAAAAACTGGGTTGACCTTCAGAATCAAGGTACGTATGAGTGCTTCTACTTCGTAGCAGACTGGCACGCCTTGACAAGTGACTACAGCAGCACGGATTCGATCCGGGAGAACATCATCGACATGGTGATCGACTGGCTGAGCGTCGGGCTTGACCCGCGGAAAAGCACCCTGTTCGTCCAGTCGAAAATCAGGGAACACGCGGAGCTTTTCCTCCTGCTGTCCATGATCACCCCGCTGGCCTGGCTGGAACGGAACCCGACCTATAAGGAGATGAAAGAGGAGCTGACCAACCGGGATCTGTCGACTTTCGGTTTCCTGGGCTACCCCGTGCTTCAGGCGGCGGACATCATCATGTACAAGGCCCATGGCGTGCCCGTGGGGGTGGATCAGTTGCCCCATGTGGAGCTGACGCGGGAAATCACCCGGCGCTTCAATTTTCTCTACCGGGAAATCTTTCCCATTCCCGAGCCCCTGCTGACCAATGTCCCCAAACTCCTGGGCATCGACGGCAGGAAAATGAGCAAATCCTACGACAACTCCATCTTCATCAGCGATCGCGGCGATGCCCTGAACAGGAAGATCATGGCGATGTTCACCGATCCGCAGCGCATGCGAAAGACCGATCCGGGGCGGCCTGAGCTTTGCAATGTCTTCAGCTTTCACGGGCTTTACTCTGAAGAAGCCGCCGTCGGGGAAATCGAAGTGGAGTGCCGCAGGGCGGGAATCGGCTGCATTGAATGCAAGAAGCGCCTGGCGGCCCGTATCGCCGGGGAGCTGAAAACCGTTCATGAACGGCAGGACTACTATCGCAGTCATATGGATGAGGTTCGGGGAATCATCGATGACGGCAATGCCCGCGCCCTGAAAATCGCCCGCGCGACCATGGAAGAAGTCCGGGAAGCGGTAAAAATCTGA
- a CDS encoding NAD(+)/NADH kinase has product MKKIGIIANIRKEKALGCAAELKAWLLDQGMEVFLDEEIAGVLGEPGGMNRRSLAAQADLLIVLGGDGTMLRAARSVREFDIPIVGINLGAFGYLTDINLNEMYPSLERILCGNYATEKRMMLDMEVMRGGRILCEHTVLNDVVINRGNLSRIIDMETAVDDHYLTTFRADGLIISTPTGSTAYSLSAGGPIVFPSQDAIIINPICPHTLTNRPVILPCTMTVSVKIWSEDEGVNVDLDGQESVALKSGDILIIRRSRYMTTLVSSQNRDYLEILRSKLGWGRLPAMNR; this is encoded by the coding sequence ATTAAAAAAATCGGGATTATCGCCAATATTCGGAAGGAAAAGGCGCTGGGATGCGCCGCGGAACTGAAGGCCTGGCTGCTGGATCAGGGCATGGAGGTTTTCCTCGATGAGGAGATTGCCGGGGTTCTGGGGGAGCCCGGCGGGATGAACCGGCGTTCCCTGGCCGCTCAGGCCGATCTGCTGATTGTTCTCGGAGGGGACGGCACCATGCTGAGAGCGGCGCGTTCCGTCCGGGAATTCGACATTCCCATCGTGGGCATCAATCTCGGGGCCTTCGGCTACCTGACGGACATCAACCTCAACGAAATGTATCCCTCCCTGGAGCGGATACTTTGCGGGAATTACGCGACGGAAAAGCGGATGATGCTCGATATGGAGGTGATGCGAGGCGGGCGGATTCTCTGCGAGCACACCGTACTCAACGACGTGGTCATCAACCGGGGTAATCTTTCCCGGATCATCGACATGGAGACCGCCGTCGACGACCATTATCTGACGACATTCCGGGCCGACGGGCTGATCATCAGCACCCCCACCGGTTCGACGGCCTATTCGCTCTCCGCAGGAGGGCCGATCGTCTTTCCTTCCCAGGATGCCATCATCATTAATCCGATTTGTCCCCATACGCTGACCAACCGGCCTGTTATCCTGCCCTGCACAATGACCGTTTCCGTGAAGATCTGGTCGGAAGATGAAGGGGTGAACGTCGACCTTGACGGACAGGAGTCCGTTGCGTTGAAATCGGGGGACATTCTGATCATCCGCCGATCCCGCTACATGACCACCCTGGTTTCTTCTCAGAACCGGGATTATCTCGAAATCCTGCGATCCAAACTGGGATGGGGCCGACTGCCCGCCATGAACCGATAA